GGAGGCGCACGTCGAGACCGGTCCCCGCCGAGAGCCTTTCAAGCAAGGGAAAGCTTTGCCAGGCAGCCATCATCCAGGGATCGTCGGCCTCGGCGTCGACGCCGAACGGGCCGGGCATAGCAACACCCAGACCAACGAGACGGTCCCTGGATTGCGGTGCGATGGCCGAAAGTTCCTGCCGTGTTTCGTCGATCAACGTCAGTATGGCCCCGACACCCGTCTCAGGACCGCCGGCTGGCAGGATTACCTCGTTGCGGGCGAGGACTGTGCCGACCAGGTCCACGGCGACCGTGCGCGTCACGTGGCGGTCGATCTGAAGACCGATGGCAAAAGCGCCCTCCGGCACCAGCCGATAGGGCGTCGATGGCTGCCCCCGCCCCTTGCGCACCGCGGCAAGCGACGCCACGAGCCCGTCGTTCTCGAGCTCCTCGATGATGTTGGAAACGGCCTGCTTGGTGAGTGCGGTCGCACGCGCCAGGTCGGCCCGCGACAAGTGCCCGTTCAGCCGCAGAGCGTCAATCATGACGCGGCGGTTGTGTGCGCTCGCGCCTTCCTGATTGGTGCCGCTCTTCGCCCGGATCGGGCGGATCTCGTTCATGAACAAATCCTCTTGACACATCTGGACTATTGAACAAGAAATAAGTCAAGACAATTGACTTATTAAGAGGTCGAAGAACCTCGGGGAACGAAAGCGGCCCGAAATGCCCGCGAACGCTCCGGTTTGATTTGTCGATGGCGGCCGCGGAGAAGCGGCGGAATTCCTGTTCGGCGCGCGGCAGGCGCGCAGCGAAGACTGCAACGGTCAGCTACTGGAGGCGACAATGTTGAAATCCACCCGCAACGCTTTGATCGGCGCGACCCTCATCGGGGCTGGCTTCACCGGCCATGCCCAGGCCGAGACGACGCTGAACGCGCTGTTCATGGCACAGGCCGCTTATAGCGAGGCCGATGTCCGCGCCATGACGGAGGCTTTCGCCAAGGCCAACCCGGACATCAAGGTCAATCTCGAATTCGTTCCCTATGAGGGACTGCACGACAAGACGGTGCTCGCCCAGGGTTCCGGCGGCGGCTATGACGTCGTCCTCTTCGACGTGATCTGGCCTGCCGAATACGCGACCAACAACGTCCTCCTCGACGTTACGGACCGCGTCACGGACGAGATGAACAAAGGCGTCCTGCCGGGAGCATGGACGACCGTGGAATATGACGGCAAACGCTACGGAATGCCGTGGATCCTCGACACGAAGTATCTCTTCTACAACAAGGAAATCCTTGACAAAGCCGGTATCAAGGAACCGCCGAAGACCTGGGAGGAACTTGCCGAGCAAGCCAAGGCGATCAAGGACAAGGGGTTGCTCGAAAGCCCGATCGCCTGGAGCTGGTCTCAGGCGGAAGCGGCGATCTGCGACTACACGACGCTGGTCAGCGCCTATGGCGGCAAATTCCTCGACGGCGGCAAGCCGGCCTTCACCACCGGCGGCGGGCTCGATGCGCTGAACTACATGGTAACGAGCTACACGTCGGGGCTCACCAACCCGAACTCGAAGGAATTCCTCGAGGAGGATGTACGGAAGGTCTTCCAGAACGGCGAAGCCGCCTTCGCGCTCAACTGGACCTACATGTACAATCTCGCCAACGATCCCAAAGAGAGCAAGGTGGCC
The genomic region above belongs to Sinorhizobium meliloti and contains:
- a CDS encoding extracellular solute-binding protein — protein: MLKSTRNALIGATLIGAGFTGHAQAETTLNALFMAQAAYSEADVRAMTEAFAKANPDIKVNLEFVPYEGLHDKTVLAQGSGGGYDVVLFDVIWPAEYATNNVLLDVTDRVTDEMNKGVLPGAWTTVEYDGKRYGMPWILDTKYLFYNKEILDKAGIKEPPKTWEELAEQAKAIKDKGLLESPIAWSWSQAEAAICDYTTLVSAYGGKFLDGGKPAFTTGGGLDALNYMVTSYTSGLTNPNSKEFLEEDVRKVFQNGEAAFALNWTYMYNLANDPKESKVAGKVGVVPAPGAAGKSEVSAVNGSMGLGITATSKHPEEAWKYIVHMTSQETQNDYAKLSLPIWASSYEDPEVTKGQEELIAAAKRGLAAMYPRPTTPKYQELSTALQQAIQEALLGQSSAEDALKSAAENSGL